A genomic region of Prionailurus bengalensis isolate Pbe53 chromosome D1, Fcat_Pben_1.1_paternal_pri, whole genome shotgun sequence contains the following coding sequences:
- the YPEL4 gene encoding protein yippee-like 4 translates to MPSCDPGPGPACLPAKTFRSYLPRCHRTYSCVHCRAHLAKHDELISKSFQGSHGRAYLFNSVVNVGCGPAEQRLLLTGLHSVADIFCESCKTTLGWKYEQAFETSQKYKEGKYIIEMSHMVKDNGWD, encoded by the exons ATGCCCAGCTGCGACCCGGGCCcgggccctgcctgcctccccgcCAAGACGTTCCGCAGCTACCTGCCTCGTTGCCACCGCACCTACAGCTGCGTCCACTGCCGTGCGCACCTGGCCAAACACGATGAGCTTATTTCCAAG TCTTTCCAAGGGAGCCATGGCCGAGCCTACCTGTTTAACTCCGT GGTCAACGTGGGCTGTGGACCAGCCGAACAGCGCCTCCTGCTCACGGGGCTCCACTCGGTAGCTGATATTTTCTGCGAGAGCTGCAAAACCACGCTGGGCTGGAAATAC GAGCAGGCTTTTGAGACGAGCCAGAAGTACAAGGAGGGGAAGTACATCATTGAAATGTCACACATGGTGAAGGACAACGGCTGGGACTGA